One Cryobacterium psychrophilum DNA segment encodes these proteins:
- a CDS encoding restriction endonuclease subunit S, translated as MSEWITLPLAELMTFREGPGVLAKDFHAQGVPLIRLAGLKEGAGLLKGCNFLDPELVSTRWSQFRLALGEVLLSSSASLGEVATVDHAAVGAVPYTGIIGFRARDGRLCQRFIPFVLTAPTFKRQIQAMGVGSVMRHFGPSHLRQMNVSIPPINDQEGIADVLGALDDKVAANTKLVALLSENLEASFTSIVREPESFVAFSDLATVTKGVSYRSVDLVDSRTALVTLKSFDRTGGYSARGLKDYAGPYKPVQQIHPGEIVVAQTDLTQAAEVVGRAIRVPASRNHETLVASLDLAIVRPVTGVPVEFILGLMLQGRFRTHCKSRTSGTTVLHLASAAIPTFSAPRVSAVVQQHYASVALPMLEMSDSLTSESEALSATRDALFPALMSGKLRVRDAEKVLEGVL; from the coding sequence ATGTCTGAGTGGATAACGCTCCCACTGGCCGAACTGATGACGTTTCGTGAAGGGCCAGGCGTGCTTGCGAAGGACTTCCATGCGCAAGGCGTACCGCTCATCCGCTTGGCTGGTCTCAAGGAGGGTGCGGGGTTGCTTAAAGGCTGCAATTTTCTTGATCCGGAACTCGTGTCAACCCGATGGTCCCAGTTCAGGCTCGCACTTGGTGAGGTCCTGTTGAGCTCTTCCGCTTCGCTTGGCGAGGTCGCGACCGTGGATCATGCCGCGGTCGGAGCCGTTCCATACACCGGAATAATCGGATTCAGAGCACGAGATGGCCGACTTTGCCAGCGCTTCATTCCCTTTGTGCTGACCGCACCAACGTTCAAGCGGCAGATCCAAGCAATGGGCGTAGGCAGCGTCATGCGTCACTTCGGCCCTAGCCACCTTCGGCAGATGAACGTATCGATTCCGCCTATCAATGACCAAGAAGGAATTGCTGACGTGCTGGGAGCGCTCGACGACAAAGTCGCGGCCAACACCAAACTGGTCGCCTTGCTGAGCGAGAATCTCGAGGCTTCGTTCACTTCAATTGTGAGAGAGCCTGAAAGCTTCGTGGCGTTCAGCGACCTTGCCACTGTGACCAAGGGTGTGTCCTATCGAAGCGTTGATCTTGTGGACTCTCGGACAGCCCTGGTCACTCTTAAGTCATTTGACAGAACTGGTGGCTATTCAGCCCGCGGTCTGAAAGATTACGCTGGCCCCTACAAGCCCGTGCAGCAGATTCACCCCGGCGAAATTGTGGTTGCCCAGACCGATCTCACCCAGGCCGCCGAAGTTGTCGGGCGAGCAATTCGTGTCCCTGCAAGCCGAAACCATGAGACCCTGGTGGCCAGCTTGGATCTCGCAATCGTCCGCCCTGTTACAGGCGTCCCCGTCGAATTTATACTCGGGTTGATGCTCCAGGGGCGATTCCGTACCCATTGCAAGAGCAGAACGAGCGGCACGACGGTGCTTCACCTTGCTTCTGCTGCGATACCCACTTTCAGTGCTCCTCGAGTTTCTGCGGTCGTCCAGCAGCACTATGCATCAGTCGCTCTGCCAATGCTGGAAATGAGCGATTCCCTGACGAGTGAGAGCGAAGCGCTAAGCGCAACGCGCGACGCGCTCTTCCCTGCGCTCATGTCTGGCAAGCTTCGGGTGAGGGATGCAGAGAAAGTACTTGAGGGGGTGCTCTGA